In Sporichthyaceae bacterium, a single genomic region encodes these proteins:
- a CDS encoding NAD(P)/FAD-dependent oxidoreductase, with the protein MNALAPVDVDILIVGAGPVGLFGAYYAGFRALRVAVMDSLPELGGQISAMYPEKQIYDIAGFPAVRGRDLVANLKAQADKFAPVYLTGQKAETLERLPDAESGAPRLEIASDQGQVVRCGVVIVTGGIGSFTPRPLRAGSEFLGKGLSYFVPDLNALAGKDVVIVGGGDSAFDWALGLHEIAASVTLVHRREVFRAHAHTVEQVRNTPVRIITNAEIKSVDGTDAVESVAVDQNGEIHELPCDHLVAALGFTANLGPLLSWGIEIQDRRHILVDTRMATNERGIFAAGDITEYPGKVRLIVVGFGEVATAVNNAAVLLDPQAAVFPGHSTDAVPAPAA; encoded by the coding sequence ATGAACGCGCTCGCCCCCGTGGACGTCGACATCCTCATCGTCGGCGCCGGCCCCGTGGGACTGTTCGGCGCCTACTACGCGGGTTTCCGGGCTTTGCGGGTCGCGGTGATGGACTCGCTGCCGGAGCTCGGTGGCCAGATCAGCGCCATGTACCCGGAGAAGCAGATCTACGACATCGCCGGGTTTCCCGCCGTGCGCGGACGGGACCTTGTCGCGAACCTCAAGGCCCAGGCGGACAAGTTCGCCCCGGTGTATCTGACGGGTCAAAAGGCGGAGACACTGGAACGCCTGCCGGACGCGGAGAGCGGCGCGCCCCGCTTGGAGATCGCCTCCGACCAGGGTCAGGTCGTGCGGTGCGGTGTGGTCATCGTGACCGGTGGCATCGGCAGCTTCACCCCGCGCCCGCTGCGGGCCGGCTCCGAGTTCCTCGGCAAGGGGCTGTCGTACTTCGTGCCGGACCTCAATGCCCTGGCGGGCAAGGACGTCGTGATCGTCGGCGGTGGCGACAGCGCGTTCGACTGGGCGCTCGGCCTGCACGAGATCGCCGCCTCGGTCACCCTGGTGCACCGCCGCGAGGTGTTTCGCGCTCACGCGCACACCGTCGAGCAGGTGCGCAACACCCCGGTGCGGATCATCACCAACGCAGAGATCAAGAGCGTCGACGGCACCGACGCCGTCGAGTCCGTCGCGGTCGACCAGAACGGCGAGATCCACGAACTGCCGTGCGACCACCTGGTCGCCGCGCTCGGGTTTACCGCGAACCTCGGGCCGTTGCTGAGCTGGGGCATCGAGATCCAGGACCGCCGGCACATCCTCGTCGACACCCGGATGGCGACCAACGAACGCGGCATCTTCGCCGCCGGCGACATCACCGAGTATCCCGGCAAGGTTCGGCTGATCGTGGTCGGCTTCGGCGAGGTGGCCACCGCCGTCAACAACGCGGCCGTGCTGCTCGACCCGCAGGCCGCGGTGTTCCCCGGCCACTCCACCGACGCTGTACCCGCCCCGGCTGCCTGA